Proteins encoded in a region of the Vicia villosa cultivar HV-30 ecotype Madison, WI unplaced genomic scaffold, Vvil1.0 ctg.001829F_1_1, whole genome shotgun sequence genome:
- the LOC131636785 gene encoding uncharacterized protein LOC131636785: MADIVQYKMERMVDELEDLEQRGLFTRQEIAEIVKQRRKFEYRLKRPSPLKEDFVAYIEYETQLDALRSLRKKSVTRELKKQGNKNLRKSKFDLAGLIRIIDIYELALKRYKGDIDLWFRYLEFCRVRKNGRMKKALAKLVRLHPKVAGVWIYAAAWEFDQNSNVVAAGALMQEGLRFCPSSEDLWVEYLRMELTYLNKLKARKVALGEDKGTLTRDPRTDEEKQWKDENKELFMTLDEKEDNDGGNVVPEDNNGENVEPDESQTNQELFADHGMDIFRTVYAGAIEAVPSLNLRKRFFEILEGTNLSHHEDMCKEVLYDMKRDFSTEPEFWDWLARQECNLETTLENGQEIKIPQVEKAIEVYEEALMSVPSGTMFSLYASFLTDIVAPKDEEINITGLSGLAENFLPQLLSVYERAESMRIITEDLACKYVSLHLQLRKLVDARKLVIKLCSGKLAESVPLWELRIAIEISCITRSSLLPSDTDLLYLFKLLKEILTKVPVSKSENLWLKAFKFYASKRRYFDKLVEISFRPLARDGGSESGFSLSSTILGFILQKDGIHKARDIYKRFLALPHPGLALYRKCIELETDLTSKGDKDSLANARKLYESALATYDQNVGLWQDYYRLETKMGTSQKATAVYWRAMKTIKDASEFTASLDL; encoded by the exons ATGGCCGACATAGTGCAATACAAGATGGAGCGCATGGTCGACGAGCTCGAAGATCTCGAGCAACGCGGCCTATTCACCCGCCAAGAAATCGCCGAGATCGTCAAACAGCGCCGAAAATTCGAGTACAGGCTAAAGCGACCTTCTCCCCTGAAGGAGGACTTCGTGGCGTACATTGAGTATGAGACGCAGCTCGATGCTCTTCGCAGCCTCCGCAAGAAATCGGTGACGCGTGAGTTGAAGAAACAGGGAAACAAGAATTTGAGAAAATCGAAGTTCGATTTGGCTGGATTGATTCGGATTATTGATATCTATGAACTTGCTTTGAAGCGTTATAAAGGGGATATTGATCTCTGGTTTCGTTATCTTGAGTTTTGTAGGGTCAGGAAAAATGGAAGAATGAAGAAG GCACTTGCGAAACTTGTTAGGTTGCATCCAAAGGTTGCCGGAGTTTGGATATATGCTGCAGCTTGGGAGTTTGATCAAAACTCGAATGTGGTGGCTGCTGGTGCTTTAATGCAGGAAGGTCTTAGGTTTTGTCCATCATCAGAAGACCTTTGGGTGGAGTATCTTCGGATGGAACTTACGTATCTTAACAAGTTAAAGGCCAGGAAGGTAGCGTTGGGTGAGGATAAGGGAACGCTAACTCGTGATCCTAGAACTGATGAGGAAAAACAATGGAAAGATGAAAACAAAGAGTTGTTTATGACCCTTGATGAAAAAGAGGATAACGATGGAGGAAATGTTGTACCGGAGGATAACAATGGAGAAAATGTTGAACCGGATGAATCACAGACGAATCAGGAACTATTTGCTGACCATGGTATGGACATTTTTCGAACTGTCTATGCTGGAGCGATTGAAGCTGTTCCGAGTCTTAATCTTAGGAAGAGATTTTTTGAAATATTGGAGGGAACAAACTTGTCGCATCATGAAGATATGTGCAAAGAAGTACTGTATGACATGAAGAGGGATTTTTCAACTGAACCAGAATTTTGGGACTGGCTTGCGAGGCAAGAATGCAATCTTGAAACTACGCTTGAGAATGGCCAAGAAATCAAAATTCCTCAGGTGGAAAAAGCAATTGAG GTTTATGAGGAGGCTTTGATGAGTGTGCCTTCTGGAACTATGTTTAGTTTGTATGCAAGTTTTCTAACAGATATTGTAGCTCCTAAAGATGAAGAAATCAATATAACCGGGTTATCAGGTCTTGCTGAAAACTTTTTACCACAACTCCTCTCAGTATATGAAAGGGCTGAAAGCATGAGAATCATTACTGAAGATCTTGCTTGCAAGTATGTCTCCTTACATTTGCAACTGAGAAAATTAGTTGATGCCAGGAAACTGGTAATAAAGCTTTGCAGTGGAAAACTTGCAGAATCAGTGCCGTTATGGGAATTAAGGATAGCTATAGAAATTTCATGCATCACACGAAGTTCTTTGTTGCCCAGTGATACTGATTTGTTATACCTTTTTAAACTCCTTAAAGAAATTTTGACCAAAGTCCCTGTTTCAAAATCAGAGAACTTGTGGCTAAAG GCCTTTAAATTCTATGCAAGTAAAAGACGATACTTTGATAAACTGGTGGAGATTTCTTTTCGTCCTTTGGCCAGAGATGGTGGTAGTGAAAGCGGATTTTCCCTTTCCTCTACCATTTTAGGTTTCATACTTCAAAAAGATGGAATTCACAAGGCCAGAGATATCTATAAAAG ATTTCTAGCTTTACCACATCCTGGCCTTGCATTATATAGAAAATGTATTGAGCTGGAAACAGACCTTACTTCAAAAGGAGATAAAGATAGTCTTGCAAATGCCAGGAAATTATACGAATCTGCACTTGCAACTTATGATCAAAATGTTGGCTTGTGGCAAGATTACTATCGCTTGGAGACCAAG ATGGGAACATCACAAAAGGCTACTGCTGTCTATTGGAGGGCAATGAAAACAATTAAAGATGCTAGTGAATTTACTGCCTCTCTAGATTTGTGA
- the LOC131636786 gene encoding uncharacterized protein LOC131636786, which translates to MLTLYAPRAILNSHLLYQQHSASTQQAYKINVNFVNFNPAFPKPYGSYCSNIFYSSSFSWICEKQHKSVHSIFHHKWLCGLHDSISSNDDEYRSSRNIAITLFKRYRNFADRGGGDNLKEFITAGVNAYELGCTDEGLRKELTDMKDSGIEIEAMQRYGGSTSLKSKVISHEIDECILWLSIIFITILCTPQLTIVRWSSTPSVSDEVRIQWKGFCALIANAYFMKGMAWLPVKTLQLEQTVVMDEAEKPSVVASRMQLVFSTLEVVSPQWPKV; encoded by the exons ATGTTAACACTTTATGCTCCCAGAGCTATTCTAAACTCTCATTTATTATACCAACAACACTCAGCTTCCACGCAACAAGCATACAAAATCAATGTTAATTTCGTAAATTTCAATCCGGCTTTTCCTAAACCTTATGGAAGCTATTGTAGCAACATATTTTATAGTTCATCTTTCTCTTGGATATGTGAAAAGCAACACAAGAGTGTTCATAGTATATTCCATCATAAGTGGCTG TGTGGGTTACATGATTCAATTTCATCCAATGATGATGAGTACCGTTCTTCGCGCAACATAGCCATCACCTTGTTTAAGCGTTACAGGAACTTCGCTGATCGTGGGGGAGGTGACAATCTTAAA gaGTTCATCACTGCTGGGGTGAATGCATATGAACTTGGGTGCACTGATGAAGGATTAAGGAAAGAGCTTACTGACATGAAGGACTCTGGCATTGAAATTGAAGCAATGCAGAGATATGGTGGAAGCACAAGCTTGAAATCTAAAGTCATCTCCCACGAG ATTGATGAGTGCATTCTGTGGTTAAGCATTATATTTATCACAATCTTGTGTACACCCCAGCTAACTATTGTTAGATGGTCATCAACACCTTCAGTTTCAGATGAAGTGAGAATTCAATGGAAAGGATTCTGTGCTCTCATAGCAAATGCATATTTTATGAAGGGAATGGCTTG GCTACCTGTAAAGACTCTTCAATTAGAACAGACGGTTGTGATGGATGAAGCTGAGAAACCATCAGTTGTTGCTAGCCGAATGCAATTAGTCTTTAGCACACTTGAG GTAGTTAGTCCGCAGTGGCCAAAAGTGTAG
- the LOC131636780 gene encoding uncharacterized protein LOC131636780, with translation MQQDQERNSNYGYCSWGRLPTKDRLQRFGIITESTCVFCPAMESIDHLFFQCKVSAAIWHRMLQWLGYSQTVQNWNVERVWLIKELSKKGWRRLLLKMILAETTYAIWRARNDIVFNNTPMDQASILDQIQHIVYIRGRGYKKLQGHVESLRRN, from the coding sequence ATGCAGCAAGACCAAGAGCGAAATTCCAATTATGGTTATTGTTCATGGGGGAGACTTCCTACAAAAGATAGATTGCAAAGATTTGGAATCATTACAGAATCCACTTGCGTGTTTTGCCCAGCTATGGAATCAATAGACCACCTATTCTTCCAATGCAAAGTATCGGCTGCAATTTGGCATAGGATGCTACAATGGCTCGGCTATTCACAAACGGTACAGAATTGGAATGTTGAGAGAGTTTGGTTGATCAAGGAATTGTCAAAAAAAGGATGGAGAAGATTGCTGTTGAAAATGATACTAGCAGAGACAACATATGCTATATGGAGAGCACGAAACGATATTGTGTTTAACAACACGCCAATGGATCAAGCTTCTATCCTGGACCAGATTCAGCATATTGTTTATATTCGTGGTAGAGGATATAAGAAACTCCAGGGCCATGTAGAGTCGCTGCGTAGGAATTAG